The Arcobacter sp. CECT 8986 DNA window GAGGAAAATTTGAAGAAAAAAGATTTGTTGCCATAATTGAAAAAACATAAAAGAATAGTAATAAAACCATAGAAACAGAGAATATTCCAGGAATAACTCCAAGTAATGCTCCAATAATTGTACGCATTTGAGGTACTACACTTAAAAGTCTAAATAATCTCAATACTCGAAGAACTCTTAATATAGATAAAGTTGTACTAGCAGGAACTAAAGAAATAGCAACTACAAAGAAATCAAATAGACTCCAAGGGTCTTTAAAAAAACTGATTTTATGAACAAAAATACGAAGAAGAATCTCTACTGTAAAAACTGCAATAATAAAAGTATCAATAAAATCTAAAATTTCACCATACTTTAAAACTATCTCTTTTGAAGTAGCTAAACCTAAAGTAATACAATTTAATACAATCAAAAAGATTATAAAGTTTTGAAATCTATTTGATGTAATAAAGTTTTTTAACAAATGAACCCTTTAA harbors:
- a CDS encoding ion transporter, giving the protein MLKNFITSNRFQNFIIFLIVLNCITLGLATSKEIVLKYGEILDFIDTFIIAVFTVEILLRIFVHKISFFKDPWSLFDFFVVAISLVPASTTLSILRVLRVLRLFRLLSVVPQMRTIIGALLGVIPGIFSVSMVLLLFFYVFSIMATNLFSSNFPQWFGSLGDSMYTLFQVMTLESWSMGIARPIMEVYPYAWIFFIIFILLVTFIMVNLFIGLIVDAIFTIKGSETKEEKSEELKQIEELKLEIKELKELIIKNSENR